In Niallia sp. FSL W8-0635, one genomic interval encodes:
- a CDS encoding glycerophosphodiester phosphodiesterase, whose protein sequence is MTKYWIVCMLIPFFILSLTSCGDNSVSVVAQPTIEKEDTPRVIAHRGANEWYNESTITAYKIAADSGVDSLEIDLRMTKDGELIAMHDETIDRTTNGKGKVSDYTLEEIKSFQTLESDNSKVITEEIPTLKEIIETFHDSQRYYIETRLVNGKLAMEEKLIQLLEEYQLLDKNLVTIQSFSEESLLKIKELAPHTELALLFRKESFSLKKANEVDFPIIGIESADVTQKIVNELHKQGKEVHVYFTNKQTQKEEQERVMEYQVDGYFTDYIHFTKEILAI, encoded by the coding sequence TTGACTAAATACTGGATTGTGTGCATGCTCATCCCTTTCTTCATCCTTTCTCTTACTTCCTGTGGTGATAATTCCGTATCTGTCGTTGCCCAACCAACGATAGAAAAAGAGGACACTCCAAGAGTAATTGCACACAGAGGGGCAAATGAATGGTATAACGAAAGCACCATTACGGCATATAAAATAGCTGCCGATTCAGGGGTAGATTCCCTTGAAATAGATTTAAGGATGACAAAAGATGGCGAATTAATCGCTATGCATGATGAAACGATTGACCGTACGACAAATGGAAAGGGAAAGGTCTCTGATTATACATTAGAAGAGATAAAGTCTTTTCAAACATTGGAATCGGATAATAGTAAAGTGATAACGGAAGAAATTCCAACATTAAAGGAAATAATTGAGACCTTTCATGATTCCCAAAGGTATTATATTGAAACAAGGCTCGTTAATGGAAAATTAGCAATGGAAGAAAAGCTTATTCAGTTGCTAGAGGAATACCAATTACTCGATAAAAACTTAGTAACCATTCAGTCTTTTTCGGAAGAGAGTTTATTGAAAATTAAAGAACTGGCTCCGCATACAGAACTAGCTCTTCTTTTTAGAAAAGAATCTTTTTCTCTGAAAAAAGCAAATGAGGTGGATTTTCCTATTATTGGAATAGAGTCTGCAGATGTTACGCAGAAAATTGTAAATGAATTGCATAAGCAGGGAAAAGAAGTTCATGTGTATTTTACGAATAAGCAAACACAAAAAGAGGAACAAGAAAGAGTAATGGAGTATCAGGTGGATGGCTATTTCACGGATTATATTCATTTTACGAAAGAGATTTTAGCGATATAG
- a CDS encoding helix-turn-helix domain-containing protein — MLGERIRALRKQKKMTLEALAGDRLTKGMLSQIENNKAKPSMESLEYIAERLGVEVTELLEKVSLAELRKVLEEAEKIHEEFRIYFKFSDETIEQSNKLISLIKPYIPNLNESYESARLLEIFSRSLFCLDKEEWKIYCEKAAQIYDLLNLTANRADIAIFRGITLFVVHHYQEALHCYLEERKHIETTHIKIDPMTQVNLDYHAAAIYSAIGDIKATSGAVERALVYSKKEKLYYKTDDIYKLATVVALLVEEEEKFHYYLKKLKQYGEFVEDEMFTELCDVIYVEYLLHSKGHYPEAMTIIDKYVTFDEENQEVTGGNWNMLQKGKAMYFTKEYEKALSILKTVQVPKFINHPVDQALYFTKEIFMALCYKELNNMDKARKYAKIAYEHFLPLPESIFRKLSLKTYENMC; from the coding sequence ATGCTAGGAGAACGAATACGTGCATTGAGGAAACAAAAGAAAATGACCTTAGAGGCATTAGCTGGTGACAGATTAACAAAAGGCATGCTTAGTCAGATTGAAAATAATAAGGCTAAACCTTCTATGGAGAGTCTGGAATATATTGCGGAAAGACTTGGAGTAGAGGTAACGGAATTATTAGAAAAGGTAAGTCTTGCAGAATTAAGAAAAGTGTTAGAGGAAGCGGAAAAGATTCATGAAGAATTTCGTATTTATTTCAAATTCTCCGATGAAACCATTGAACAAAGTAACAAGCTAATTTCTCTTATTAAGCCCTACATTCCTAATTTAAATGAAAGCTATGAATCAGCGCGCTTATTGGAAATTTTTAGCCGTAGTCTATTTTGTCTCGATAAAGAGGAATGGAAAATATATTGTGAAAAAGCAGCTCAAATTTATGACCTACTCAATCTGACTGCTAATCGAGCAGACATTGCAATCTTTAGGGGGATAACCCTTTTTGTGGTACATCACTATCAAGAAGCTTTACATTGTTATCTAGAAGAACGAAAACATATTGAAACAACCCATATAAAAATTGATCCAATGACTCAAGTCAATTTAGACTATCATGCTGCCGCCATTTACTCAGCAATCGGTGATATTAAAGCAACCTCAGGAGCTGTGGAAAGAGCATTAGTCTATTCCAAAAAAGAAAAGCTCTACTACAAAACAGACGACATATATAAACTTGCTACCGTAGTTGCCTTATTAGTAGAAGAAGAAGAAAAATTTCATTACTACTTAAAAAAATTAAAACAGTATGGAGAATTTGTGGAAGATGAAATGTTTACGGAACTTTGCGATGTTATTTATGTAGAATATTTGCTACATAGTAAAGGTCATTATCCAGAGGCAATGACGATTATTGACAAATATGTAACTTTTGATGAAGAAAATCAAGAAGTAACCGGTGGCAATTGGAATATGCTTCAAAAGGGAAAAGCAATGTATTTTACGAAAGAATATGAAAAAGCACTTAGCATCTTAAAAACTGTTCAAGTCCCGAAATTTATTAACCACCCTGTTGACCAAGCGCTTTATTTTACAAAGGAAATATTTATGGCTCTTTGCTATAAAGAGCTTAACAATATGGATAAAGCACGTAAATATGCAAAAATTGCGTATGAACATTTTTTACCGTTGCCTGAATCTATCTTTCGAAAACTTAGCTTGAAAACATACGAAAATATGTGTTGA
- a CDS encoding MFS transporter, with translation MDENRLQKRATYHLWTFVSSKLIATAGSQIYTFAISLYILHLTGSSMSFAVNMLCNILPRTIVAPFAGSIIDRYPRKIIAITAQTVSAISIGGLLLYSITMGLSLPAIYTTSCILSITSMFASNAFTSSLTGLIDETRIQKASSLNQIAISIAQIASPAIGGILFGLVSMSVFLTIYLIASLIAVILDSTMNFTLFEKEREQQVKKESVFESLKEGLNYIRLQPLLMAIISISLIVNFIFTAFNVGFPFIVNTKLQMPSVQFGIVEGAFAVGTLLLSIYLSFGKEFKQPLSVSRLGIITLGLLVIAAALPMLIPFSAMSVFIYYFALMFIFGAVNILVNIPIMVLMQKKIANEYKGRVFTILETFAMGMMPVGTLLFGVLYDYVPAQWVLIVAGCTLIVSVLILARPSILEKAIESKSTASISKEKATSV, from the coding sequence TTGGATGAAAATCGATTACAAAAGAGAGCCACATATCACTTGTGGACATTTGTCAGTAGTAAATTAATTGCAACAGCTGGATCACAAATTTACACATTTGCTATTAGTTTGTATATTTTGCATTTGACTGGTTCTTCGATGAGTTTTGCCGTGAATATGCTATGTAATATCTTGCCTAGAACCATTGTTGCCCCTTTTGCTGGGTCCATAATTGACAGGTATCCTCGAAAAATAATTGCTATTACGGCGCAAACAGTTTCCGCAATTTCAATTGGTGGATTACTCCTTTATAGCATCACGATGGGATTGTCTTTACCTGCTATTTATACAACGTCCTGTATCCTGTCCATTACCTCTATGTTTGCAAGTAATGCCTTTACTTCATCATTAACAGGATTAATCGATGAAACTCGCATCCAGAAAGCATCTTCTTTAAATCAAATAGCTATTTCCATTGCGCAAATCGCAAGTCCGGCTATCGGTGGAATATTATTTGGCTTAGTATCCATGTCCGTGTTTCTAACCATTTATCTTATCGCATCATTGATCGCAGTTATACTCGATTCCACCATGAATTTTACCCTTTTTGAAAAAGAAAGAGAGCAACAAGTGAAAAAAGAATCGGTTTTTGAAAGTTTAAAAGAAGGCTTAAACTATATAAGGCTACAGCCATTATTGATGGCAATCATTAGCATTAGCTTGATTGTTAACTTTATTTTCACAGCATTTAATGTTGGGTTTCCTTTTATCGTTAATACGAAGTTGCAAATGCCATCCGTGCAGTTTGGGATTGTAGAAGGTGCTTTTGCAGTTGGGACGCTGCTTCTCTCTATCTATCTCTCTTTTGGTAAGGAGTTTAAACAGCCCTTATCAGTTAGTAGATTGGGAATAATTACGTTAGGATTATTAGTAATTGCGGCAGCTCTTCCAATGCTTATTCCCTTTTCGGCTATGTCTGTTTTTATCTATTATTTCGCCCTTATGTTTATATTTGGAGCGGTCAATATTTTGGTGAATATTCCAATCATGGTATTGATGCAAAAGAAAATTGCAAATGAATATAAAGGAAGAGTTTTTACGATTTTAGAGACATTTGCGATGGGGATGATGCCTGTTGGAACCTTATTATTTGGTGTACTATATGATTACGTACCAGCACAGTGGGTTCTAATCGTGGCGGGATGTACTCTAATTGTTTCGGTATTAATATTAGCTAGACCATCCATATTGGAAAAAGCAATTGAATCGAAATCAACAGCATCGATTTCTAAAGAAAAAGCTACTTCTGTTTAA
- a CDS encoding polyprenyl synthetase family protein — translation MNIKLKDAINEEYRSAEHKAARYFQSLQNQLTDQSYVSRLTNDFQTWKINHIHSPSILTYFSRKKRKPIVKGYRPYIEWLNYAGKLDDYLNRSISYLYMRDLGKTLSSRHTQERMDEVVNNVKTHLLKKDIKNDSFSVSSLYKLAKKEKVEHTMIWLLEKLKQVTSQIPKGMSVEHAQRKILKILAGVLMHELEDRRGIELSEQDRQTRLEKAMKLGFYYGLTYPLIDDLLDAKILSIEEEKQYTTLIRTTLETGIVPELGRWHGENKELIAFIHSELKEAFEYMRLQHDSMTWELFLSQSYIFFHSQEVDRERKLTNSTYSNEEIYIPVILKSSASRQIVRSLMNAPEDEGYDKRTFYYGIYNQLADDLADMFDDKKDGAVTPYTYYLTYHQTRKDLINPFEMYWAVISYLIHEVYQSDSKTQEVILDRAINGLKRLKEKLGEQKYSDLMRILTKGITPFNRILQQMVEKADDVDFFDKLLRDHMITTLKENRREQEEFSEMIQAIRSPIDKMLPITENALLEKDIVTEAANYSLAGTGKRIRPIITWFIGVKEFELDNAQIVPLLKSVEYMHTASLIFDDLPSQDNAAMRRGRPTLHEVYDTATAELTGLFLTQKAIEEQATLQDFDGSIVLKLIRYTTKATADMCKGQLMDLESRGKQLTLQELNTLCFYKTGIGFEASLLMPAILAGVSNEVMDLLKKYAYHAGIAFQIKDDLLDTEGELKTLGKKAGMDEDNDTSTFVTVLGVEGARKEMWEHYCMALDIVEALPTKTSFLKYLVDYMVNRTR, via the coding sequence ATGAATATAAAGTTAAAAGATGCAATAAATGAGGAATATCGATCGGCAGAGCATAAAGCTGCTCGTTATTTTCAATCCCTTCAAAATCAGTTAACGGATCAATCTTATGTGTCACGCTTAACGAATGACTTTCAAACGTGGAAGATAAACCATATTCATTCTCCTTCCATCCTTACTTATTTTTCCCGAAAAAAAAGAAAACCGATTGTAAAGGGATATCGTCCTTATATAGAGTGGTTGAACTACGCAGGTAAATTAGATGATTATTTGAATCGAAGTATTTCGTATTTATATATGCGTGATTTAGGAAAGACGCTTTCATCCCGACATACGCAAGAAAGAATGGACGAAGTAGTCAACAATGTAAAAACTCACCTTTTAAAGAAAGATATAAAGAATGACAGTTTTAGTGTATCAAGTCTGTATAAACTTGCTAAAAAAGAAAAAGTCGAGCACACGATGATATGGTTGTTAGAAAAATTGAAACAGGTCACTTCACAAATACCAAAAGGAATGAGTGTGGAGCACGCACAACGGAAAATCCTGAAAATCCTTGCAGGGGTCTTGATGCATGAATTGGAAGATAGAAGAGGCATAGAGCTATCAGAGCAAGATCGGCAAACCCGTCTAGAAAAGGCGATGAAACTTGGGTTTTACTATGGATTAACCTATCCCTTAATTGATGATTTACTTGATGCGAAAATTTTATCTATAGAGGAAGAAAAACAGTATACGACGTTAATTCGAACAACTTTAGAAACAGGAATTGTCCCAGAATTAGGAAGATGGCATGGAGAGAATAAAGAGCTTATTGCATTCATTCATAGTGAGTTAAAAGAAGCATTTGAATATATGAGGCTTCAGCATGATTCTATGACCTGGGAGTTATTTCTAAGTCAATCCTATATCTTCTTTCATTCACAAGAGGTCGACAGGGAAAGGAAGTTAACCAATAGCACTTATTCTAATGAAGAAATTTATATTCCAGTAATTCTTAAATCTTCTGCTTCCAGACAGATTGTTCGTTCGTTAATGAATGCACCTGAGGATGAAGGCTATGATAAACGAACCTTTTATTACGGCATTTATAATCAGTTAGCAGATGATTTAGCGGATATGTTTGATGATAAAAAAGATGGGGCAGTAACCCCTTATACGTATTATCTAACCTATCATCAAACGAGAAAGGATTTAATCAATCCTTTTGAAATGTATTGGGCCGTTATTTCGTATTTAATTCATGAAGTCTATCAATCTGATTCCAAAACACAGGAAGTCATATTAGATCGCGCGATTAATGGTTTAAAGCGACTAAAGGAAAAATTGGGTGAACAGAAATATAGTGATTTAATGAGAATATTGACAAAGGGAATAACTCCCTTTAATCGGATTCTGCAACAAATGGTCGAAAAGGCGGATGATGTAGACTTTTTTGATAAACTGCTTCGTGACCACATGATTACTACCTTAAAGGAAAATCGACGAGAGCAGGAAGAGTTTTCTGAAATGATTCAAGCTATCCGTTCCCCAATTGATAAGATGCTGCCAATCACAGAAAATGCGTTGCTTGAGAAGGATATCGTGACAGAAGCAGCAAATTACAGTCTTGCAGGTACTGGAAAAAGAATTCGACCGATTATTACATGGTTTATCGGGGTAAAAGAATTCGAGCTGGATAATGCCCAAATCGTTCCATTATTGAAATCGGTAGAATATATGCATACAGCTTCTCTTATTTTTGACGATTTACCATCACAGGATAATGCGGCGATGAGAAGAGGAAGACCGACTTTACATGAAGTGTATGATACGGCAACAGCAGAATTAACGGGGCTATTTCTTACACAGAAAGCGATTGAAGAACAAGCTACTTTACAAGACTTTGATGGATCGATTGTATTAAAACTTATTCGTTATACAACGAAAGCTACTGCTGACATGTGTAAAGGGCAGTTGATGGACTTAGAATCCAGAGGGAAACAATTAACTCTTCAAGAACTGAATACCCTTTGTTTTTATAAAACAGGTATCGGATTTGAGGCATCGCTTCTAATGCCTGCAATCTTAGCAGGTGTATCAAATGAAGTCATGGATTTATTAAAGAAATATGCTTATCATGCTGGGATTGCTTTTCAAATAAAAGATGATTTACTAGATACAGAAGGAGAGCTAAAAACGTTAGGGAAGAAAGCTGGAATGGATGAAGACAATGATACCTCTACATTTGTGACAGTGCTAGGTGTAGAAGGCGCTCGTAAGGAAATGTGGGAGCATTATTGTATGGCATTAGATATCGTCGAAGCATTACCAACAAAGACCAGCTTTTTAAAGTACTTAGTAGATTATATGGTGAATCGAACTAGGTAA
- a CDS encoding MBL fold metallo-hydrolase, with the protein MKITFLGKYGGYPGKDSPTSSFLLESAGFHLLVDCGSGVLSKVQSYVDLKDLDACILSHYHYDHIADVGCLQYAMLVENKLGKRIEPFPIYGHKRDSKFDDLTHDVYTEGREISVEKSINIGPFNLSFCETIHPVYCLAMKIQAEGKSILYTADTEWKDDLISFAKNADVLISEASIYKEQFGVVKGHLTGEEAGILANQAEVKQLFLTHLPQYGEQEKLVEEAKNVYGGPVQLVYPGLEIFIN; encoded by the coding sequence ATGAAAATCACTTTTTTAGGAAAGTATGGGGGTTACCCAGGGAAGGATAGTCCTACTTCTTCCTTCTTATTGGAGTCTGCAGGATTTCATTTATTGGTCGACTGTGGGAGTGGTGTGTTATCGAAGGTTCAATCCTATGTGGATTTAAAGGATTTAGATGCATGTATTCTTTCCCATTATCATTATGATCATATCGCTGATGTTGGTTGCCTCCAATATGCAATGTTAGTGGAGAATAAACTTGGAAAACGAATAGAGCCCTTTCCGATCTATGGACATAAAAGAGACTCTAAATTTGATGACCTAACCCATGATGTCTATACAGAAGGACGAGAAATTTCGGTTGAAAAATCAATTAATATCGGACCATTCAATCTATCCTTTTGTGAAACGATTCATCCAGTATATTGCTTGGCAATGAAAATACAAGCCGAAGGAAAGTCCATTCTTTACACGGCAGACACAGAGTGGAAGGATGATTTAATTTCTTTTGCGAAGAATGCAGATGTTTTAATAAGTGAAGCTAGTATCTATAAGGAACAATTTGGAGTCGTTAAAGGCCATCTTACAGGAGAAGAAGCAGGGATACTCGCAAACCAAGCCGAAGTAAAACAGCTCTTTTTGACACATCTTCCCCAATATGGTGAACAGGAAAAGCTAGTGGAAGAAGCAAAAAATGTATATGGCGGTCCTGTTCAGTTGGTATATCCAGGTTTAGAGATATTCATAAACTAA
- a CDS encoding GNAT family N-acetyltransferase — protein MMYHFELITQEQAEEIAYHWHYDGIYGFYDMEADEEDLAAFLDSEQRNESIYAVTDEDQLIGFFSINKGENNTIDIGLGLRPDLTGQNKGYTFLTMGMNYIIEHFSPSFISLAVATFNKRAIKVYRKAGFQETTTFIQSTNGGEFEFVIMIYTCSPAAKKSVDFV, from the coding sequence ATTATGTATCATTTTGAACTTATTACACAAGAACAAGCAGAAGAAATTGCATATCACTGGCATTATGATGGAATTTATGGCTTTTATGACATGGAGGCAGATGAAGAGGATTTAGCTGCGTTTCTTGATAGTGAACAAAGAAATGAGTCCATTTACGCTGTCACAGATGAAGATCAACTTATCGGTTTTTTTAGTATAAACAAAGGAGAAAATAATACAATCGATATCGGTCTTGGTTTAAGACCTGATTTAACAGGTCAGAACAAAGGATATACGTTTTTAACAATGGGGATGAATTATATAATAGAGCATTTTTCCCCTTCCTTTATCAGCTTGGCGGTTGCAACATTTAATAAGCGTGCTATTAAGGTTTATAGGAAAGCAGGATTTCAAGAAACAACTACGTTTATCCAATCGACAAATGGCGGAGAGTTTGAATTTGTTATTATGATTTATACTTGTTCCCCTGCAGCTAAAAAAAGTGTTGATTTCGTTTAA
- a CDS encoding amidase family protein, which yields MKTESSIPYNIEETTILDTQKALESGAITSLELTKQYLNRIASFDPALCSIREINPDALEIAAELDEKRKVLHEVGPLYGIPVIIKDNIDTNDSMATTAGSIALKHNFAKEDAFIVKKLREAGAVIIGKANLSEFANFITKLDMPNGYSSLGGQVMNPYGPGVWDVGGSSSGTGASIAANFAVVGIGTETSGSILSPASNNSLVGIKPTLGLVSRTGIIPLAHSQDTAGPMTRTVGDAAILLGIISGVDEADEVTNTSIGQPSDYTAFLKADGLKGKRIGMDRSFLPEEDEEIALFEEAMEELTKQGAVLVDVTIPREKFDSIVLYHEFKYGIDNYLHKLSEEVPVHSLSEVIAFNKQHPDLVKYGQTILEYCETLNGNLEDAKYKEHRETDIRLSTTEGIDITMKENQLDGLLFAKYLGCAMPAKAGYPSITVPAGYTPKGKPMGITFSGLAYSEPSLIEMAYSYEQATKHRTPPILDKGN from the coding sequence ATGAAAACAGAAAGTAGCATTCCATATAATATAGAAGAAACAACTATTTTAGATACACAGAAAGCCCTGGAGTCTGGTGCAATTACTTCTTTGGAGCTGACCAAGCAATATTTAAATCGAATTGCATCATTTGATCCTGCATTATGCTCTATTAGGGAAATAAACCCTGATGCATTAGAAATTGCAGCAGAGCTAGATGAAAAAAGGAAGGTACTCCATGAAGTGGGACCACTTTATGGCATACCTGTTATTATAAAAGACAATATTGATACAAATGATTCGATGGCAACAACTGCAGGTTCCATTGCATTAAAGCATAATTTTGCTAAAGAGGACGCTTTTATTGTTAAAAAGCTTCGAGAAGCAGGAGCCGTTATTATTGGAAAGGCTAACCTCTCAGAATTTGCCAATTTTATTACGAAATTAGATATGCCTAATGGCTATAGCTCTTTAGGTGGACAGGTCATGAATCCATATGGTCCTGGTGTTTGGGATGTGGGTGGTTCAAGCTCGGGAACTGGTGCAAGCATTGCTGCTAATTTTGCAGTGGTTGGAATTGGAACTGAAACATCTGGATCCATTCTTAGTCCTGCTAGTAATAATTCGCTTGTTGGAATAAAACCTACACTTGGTCTCGTTAGCCGTACGGGAATTATCCCACTAGCTCACAGTCAAGATACGGCAGGTCCAATGACAAGAACCGTTGGTGATGCAGCAATACTTTTAGGGATCATTTCAGGAGTAGATGAAGCAGACGAAGTGACCAATACAAGTATCGGGCAGCCAAGTGATTACACCGCATTTTTAAAAGCAGATGGACTTAAAGGGAAAAGAATTGGAATGGATCGTTCCTTCTTGCCAGAAGAGGATGAAGAGATAGCCTTGTTTGAGGAAGCGATGGAAGAGTTAACAAAGCAAGGGGCTGTCTTGGTAGATGTTACCATTCCCCGTGAAAAATTCGATTCCATTGTTCTCTACCATGAATTTAAATATGGCATAGATAACTACTTACATAAACTTTCTGAAGAAGTTCCTGTTCATTCATTAAGCGAGGTTATTGCATTTAATAAACAGCATCCAGATTTAGTTAAATATGGTCAGACGATTCTTGAGTATTGTGAAACGTTAAATGGGAATTTGGAAGATGCAAAGTATAAAGAGCATCGAGAAACAGATATTAGACTTTCTACAACAGAAGGAATCGACATAACGATGAAAGAAAATCAATTAGATGGGTTATTATTTGCGAAATATTTAGGTTGTGCAATGCCTGCAAAAGCAGGATATCCATCTATTACAGTTCCAGCAGGCTATACACCAAAAGGAAAGCCGATGGGGATAACATTCTCAGGATTAGCATATAGTGAACCAAGTTTAATAGAAATGGCATATAGCTATGAACAAGCGACAAAGCATCGAACCCCACCAATATTGGATAAGGGGAACTAA